TTCTACGACGGCCTTGATATTCCAATAGAGTTCGGTGACTACGTCATAACCGAGATAGAGGCCGGAAAGTGGTGGTTTGTGCACCGCTACTACGACAAGAACGGCAACCTCAAGGGAGAATACTACAACATCAACACCCCCGTCGAGATATACCCCGACAGGGCACGCTACATCGACCTTGAGGTCGACATCGTCAGGTGGCCCGACGGCAAGAAGGAGATAATCGACAAGGAAAAGCTCACGGAGCACTACGAGGAGGGAGTAATCAGCGAGAAGCTCTACAAGGCCGTTCTGAGGATAGTCCAGGAAGTTTACGACAGGGTTTAAGGCAGGGTTCTGATACCCAGCTTTTCCGCCTCTTTTTTCAGTCTCTTATCGTACGTGGCCAATCTTTTGAAGTCTTCTGCTGTGGAGAGTATGACCATATCGTTGAATCGCTTTGGGTTTTTGGCGAGTTCCAGTGCGCGTTTCGTGTACTTTCCTCTATCTCCAATCACCTTCGTCCTCGGACTGTCCAGGATTGAGGAGATGACTTTATTTATGTCCTCGCTTCTGTATCCTTCTTCTCTGAAAAACCAGTAGAGCTCGTAGAGAACTATACTTGGAACTATCCATTTTTCCAGCCCCGCCAGCAGTTTTCTCGCTTCCGCGTTGAACTCGGAGTCCCGTAGGGTGGCGTATATGAAGACGTTGGTGTCTATTACCGTCACTCCTCCTCACCTTGGCCTCTTCTTATGGCTTCCTCGATGTCTTCGATCTTCAGCCCTTTTCCACCGGGGAGAAGGGGAAGTTCGAGGTCGCTCTTTTTTATCACAGCCTTTTCCCCTTCAATCTCGATGATGAGAACGTCGCCTACCTTGATGCCTAGCTTCTTCCTAATATCGCTTGGGATAGTAATTTGATAATTTCTAGTTACCTTTGTAGTCCCCATAATCTCACCGTCCATAGTAGAACATGTGGACGTAAAAACGTTGCGGTGGGACCCCTTTAATATATCTGCACGAAATCCTCAAGCGGACCATAGAACTCGTTAATGAGCTTGAGAAGATCGAGCCGGGGTTTTGATTTCCACAACCCTTAAATATTACCAATTTGGTAATATACTTGGTGGGTAATATGTTCTACGACAGGGAGCGGGAGCTTGAGAAGCTTAACTCGGTTCACTCCCAGCCAGGTTCAACGTTCGTCGTCATCTACGGACGTAGAAGGGTCGGAAAGACGGCCCTTGCAAGGGAGTTCCTAAGGGGTAAGCTCGGCCTGTACTTCTTCGTTGGGGAAAAAGACGAGGCCCTCCTCCTCGAAGAGTTTCAGGAGGAGGTAGAGAAAAACCTCTCTGGATACCTTCCAGGTTACCTAAAGCCCAGGTTTTCCACCCTTGAGGAGCTCTTTGAGTTCATCCTCGACTTTTCGAGGGAGAGAAAGATTGTGGTTGTCTTCGACGAGTTCCAGAACTTCAGGTTCGTTAAGCCCTCATTCCTCTCATCCCTCCAGAAGCTCTGGGACTTGAAAAAGGACGATTCCAACCTTACCCTCCTCGCCGTTGGCTCATACGTGGGGATGATGAAGCGCATTTTTATGGACAGAAAAGAACCTCTCTTTGGGCGCGCCGATGAGTTTATGAAGCTCAAACCCTTCGACTTCTGGAAGGCATACGGCTTCGTTAGAGAGTTCACTGAGGTTTCTCCCAGAGATTTTGTGGAGCTTTACTCCACACTCGGCGGAATGCCTCGATACCTTCTCTACCTAAAGCGATACTACTCAGACAACGCGAGAAAGACGCTAAACGAGCTGTTCTTTGACGAGTTTGCTCCGCTGAAGGAGGAAGGTTTCAACGTCCTGAAGCTTGAGTTCGGGAGATACTACCGCTCTTACTTCTCAATCCTCGAGGCGGTCAGCCTCGGTTACGTAACGCCCAAAGAGATAAGCGACAGAACTGGGCTGAAAATTCTCACAGTTGGAAAGTACCTGAGCGAGCTGACGAACCACTATGAATACCTAATGAGAGAGGTGCCAGCAACGGAGAATCCCAAGAAGACGAGGAAGGTAGCTTACTCTCTAAGGGACGAGTTCTTTAACTTCTGGTTCCGCTTTGTCTACCACAACTACCAGCACATCGAGGAAGGAGATTTTGAGGCCATAATAGATGACTTCGAGAGAAAATTCCCCGCTTTCGTTGGCAGAGAGTACGAGAAGATCGTTAGGGAGTTCGTGAGACAGATTAATCTTGGGTTCAAGCCACTCCGCGTGGGCAGGTGGTGGCACAAGGGGGAAGAGATAGATGTGGTTGCTTACGACAGGAAAAACGCTCTCTTTATGGAAGTTAAGTGGAAAGACCTAACGAAGAAGGATGCTCTAAAAATCCTTAAAGACCTTCAAAGGAAATCCAACATCGTTCCGCTGAGGGGTGAGAAGAAGTACGGGATAGCCGCAAGGAGCATCAAGGGAAAAGAGGAACTTAGGGAGGAAGGTTTTTTGGTTGTTGAGCTTGAGGATATCCTAAATCAGAGTCCTCTATCCCCCTCTCCGTTATCCTGAAGAAGACCATCCCTCCCTCCGGCCTGAAGCGGTGCCTCTCAAGGACCGCCACCCTTAAGCCCGGCTCGTTCAGCCGGTCCAACCGCAGAATGTCCTTCGTTCTGTAGTTGAGCGTGTGCTCGGCGACGGGCTTCATCTTCCCGGCCCTGCTGTCGAAATGCACCTGATTGATGACTATGACCGGGATGTCATTCCTCCTTGCTATCCAGAGGAGAACCTGAAGCTGTTTGCCCAGCTCGGCGGTTAGGCCCTTTCTGGTCTCCTCGACGCGGTAGTGGGCGGTGAGGGAATCGACGACGACGAGGGAGAAGGTTTTGTCCACCACCTTCTTGAGCGAGCCTATTGCCCTCCTCTGCTCTTTGAAGTCGGAGGGGGTGAATAGAATAAACCGCTGGAGGGTCTCCCCCGGGTCGAATCCCCTCGTCTCGGCCATCTGCGAGAGCCTCTCCGGGGAAAAACCGCCCTCCGTGTCCACGTAGGCGACCTTTCCACCGCTCAGGAGGCCAATCTGAAGTGCCAGGGTGGTCTTGCCGGTCGCAAAGCTGCCGTAAACTTGGGTCAGGACCCCTTGGGCAACTCCCCCGCCGAGAAGCTCGTCGAGCGATTTGACCCCCGTTGAGAGCATTCCCTTCACCGTCAGATGACGAGCTCCTCGTAGAGCTCCATGGGCCTCACGAGTGTCCAGATGCGCCTGGCCCTCAGCTCCTCCCTGAGCTTCTCCGGGTCGCCGGTCCCATAGATGCCGTAGTGCATCGGTATGACCAGGCGCGGCCTTATGTCCTCCACTATCTGGGCGGCTTCCCTCTCGTTGGCCGTGGAGCGGCCGCTTATGGGGACTAGGAGAACGTCGACCTTCCCGCGGAGCTTCTGAAGGGTGGGAGTCGAGTAGGTGTCGCCCGCGTGGAAGAGGTTCTTGTCTCCCTCTATCAGGTAGCCCACCGGGTACTGGCTCGATGGGTGTTCCATGTAGTAGGCCGTTACCCTGACCCCGTTCTCCAGTTCTATGGTCTCCCCGTCCTTTATCTCCCTAACCTTCGTGATGCCATCGCTAACTGCCATCATGTATATCGTGGGGGGGCCTATCACGGTCGCATCGCGGAGCCGCGAGAGAAGCTCGACCTTACCGTAGTGATCCACATGCTCGTGCGTTATCAGTATGTAATCCACCTCTCCAATCCTGTCGTCGTCGACCTCAGGGTACGGGTCTATGAGTATTCTCACACCCTTCGTCTCAACCCAGAAACACGCGTGTCCGTACCAGATAATCTTCATCGGTCATACCTCCTTCAACCCCTTAGTCAAGGTGGACTTAAAGCTTTTCCCGGTGGCGCGTTTTGGAAATTCTCCCGGCACCCTTCAATTCCCGTCCGTCCGGCGCAGGTTTTATAAACCTCCAATCCGCCCCTATATTGATGTGTATCCCGAATTCGAACCCCGAGTGGGTTCGTCCCGGATCCCGAAGTGGTGGTAGGGGATGAACAACCGTCGCCTGATAATCCCTCCGGTTTCTCTTCCCGTGCTCCTGATTATCGTGGCCCTTTTTCTCGCGGTGTTCGTGCTGTTCTCGGGCGTGGTGATAGCCGCGTTCGCCAAGCTGGGGATTCCCCCAGAGGTCGCCTACGCGCTCTTCTTCTTTGCACTCGTGGGGAGCTTTATCAACATCCCCATAGCGGAGGAGACCTCCTACGAGCCGGTCCTCAGGGTTAGGGAGGTGAGGTTCTTTGGCATACCCTACCCCGTCCCATCGTTTGAGCTGGCGGAGAGGCGGGTCATAATCGCGATAAACGTCGGGGGAGCCATAGTGCCCCTCAGCGTGGCCCTCTACGAGATGCTAAGGATGGTGTACCTCGGCCAGTTCGCCCTTCTCTTCAACACGATCCTGGCCGTGCTCATAGCGGCGCTCTTCAGTCATGCCGTGGCGAGGCCCGTCAGGGGTCTTGGAATAGCCATGCCAATGTTCCTGCCCCCCCTCATGGCCATCCTCCTCGGCTGGCTCCTCGGGGGAAGCAATCCCACCGCGGTTGCCTACATCAGCGGAACCCTTGGCGTTTTAATAGGCGCCGATCTGATGAACTGGAACAGGATCAAGAATCTCGGTGCCCCGATGGTGAGCATAGGCGGGGCCGGAACCTTCGACGGCATCTTCCTGGCGGGAATAATTGCCGTCCTTCTGGTATGACGCTGGGTTTATAAGGCCTCAATTGAACATCCCAATGTCTAAGGGGTGATGCTCATGTTCGTGGTTGGGAGCGGTGCAAGGCATCTGGAGGACGAGCTTAGGAAACTGGGTGCCCGGCTTATGGAGAGGGAGATAAAGAGGTTTCCGGACGGGGAGAAGTACGTCCGAGTTCTCGGCTCCGCGGAGGGGGTAACGGTAGTCCAGTCGACCTTCCGTCCGCAGGACGAGCACCTGGTCGAGCTTATCCTGATAGCCGATGCCCTCCGCGAGAGGGGGGTTGAAAGGCTCAGGGCGGTCGTCCCCTACATGGCATACTCGAGGCAGGACAGGGTCACGAAGGAAGGGGAGCCTGTAAGCGTGAGGGCGATAATGAGGACGCTGGCGGTCTACTACGATGAACTCTACGTCTTCGACCTCCACAACCCCGAAACGCTGAAGTTCTTCCCGGGCAAGGCGGTGAACCTCTCTCCAGCCAGGGCCATAGCCGAGTACTTCGGGGAGAAGTTCGGTGACGGTCTGGTACTCGCCCCGGACAAGGGCGCTCGTGGGAGAGCCAAAGCTGTTGCGGAAAAGCTCAATCTCGAGTTCAGCCATTTCGAGAAGGAGAGGATTTCTCCTACTGAGGTTCGCATGACACCCGTTGACGTTGACGTGGCTGGAAAGAACGTGCTGATAGTCGACGACATCATAAGCACGGGCGGTACGATGGTAAGGGCTGCCAACCTGCTGAGGGAGATGGGGGCTGAGAAGGTCTTTGTGGCGGCAACCCACGGCGTCTTTGCGGAGGGGGCGATAGAGAGGGTAAGTAAGGCTGTCGATGAGCTGGCCGTCACCAACACCATCCCGACGCCGGTCTCGAGGATAAGCGTGGTGCCGGACATACTCGGACTCTAGAGTCGCCACTTTCCTTTGCAAAAATTTTTGCCATTTTTATGTCTAAAATTGTGCATTTTGTTGGAGGATTTTAACAGCTTCTTTTCTAAAAATCTCCCCGGTTAAGGGTTTTGCAAAAATTTTGTATCGGT
This window of the Thermococcus siculi genome carries:
- a CDS encoding PIN domain-containing protein, translated to MTVIDTNVFIYATLRDSEFNAEARKLLAGLEKWIVPSIVLYELYWFFREEGYRSEDINKVISSILDSPRTKVIGDRGKYTKRALELAKNPKRFNDMVILSTAEDFKRLATYDKRLKKEAEKLGIRTLP
- a CDS encoding AbrB/MazE/SpoVT family DNA-binding domain-containing protein; this translates as MGTTKVTRNYQITIPSDIRKKLGIKVGDVLIIEIEGEKAVIKKSDLELPLLPGGKGLKIEDIEEAIRRGQGEEE
- a CDS encoding ATP-binding protein, which translates into the protein MFYDRERELEKLNSVHSQPGSTFVVIYGRRRVGKTALAREFLRGKLGLYFFVGEKDEALLLEEFQEEVEKNLSGYLPGYLKPRFSTLEELFEFILDFSRERKIVVVFDEFQNFRFVKPSFLSSLQKLWDLKKDDSNLTLLAVGSYVGMMKRIFMDRKEPLFGRADEFMKLKPFDFWKAYGFVREFTEVSPRDFVELYSTLGGMPRYLLYLKRYYSDNARKTLNELFFDEFAPLKEEGFNVLKLEFGRYYRSYFSILEAVSLGYVTPKEISDRTGLKILTVGKYLSELTNHYEYLMREVPATENPKKTRKVAYSLRDEFFNFWFRFVYHNYQHIEEGDFEAIIDDFERKFPAFVGREYEKIVREFVRQINLGFKPLRVGRWWHKGEEIDVVAYDRKNALFMEVKWKDLTKKDALKILKDLQRKSNIVPLRGEKKYGIAARSIKGKEELREEGFLVVELEDILNQSPLSPSPLS
- the radB gene encoding DNA repair and recombination protein RadB produces the protein MLSTGVKSLDELLGGGVAQGVLTQVYGSFATGKTTLALQIGLLSGGKVAYVDTEGGFSPERLSQMAETRGFDPGETLQRFILFTPSDFKEQRRAIGSLKKVVDKTFSLVVVDSLTAHYRVEETRKGLTAELGKQLQVLLWIARRNDIPVIVINQVHFDSRAGKMKPVAEHTLNYRTKDILRLDRLNEPGLRVAVLERHRFRPEGGMVFFRITERGIEDSDLGYPQAQQPKNLPP
- a CDS encoding MBL fold metallo-hydrolase, whose amino-acid sequence is MKIIWYGHACFWVETKGVRILIDPYPEVDDDRIGEVDYILITHEHVDHYGKVELLSRLRDATVIGPPTIYMMAVSDGITKVREIKDGETIELENGVRVTAYYMEHPSSQYPVGYLIEGDKNLFHAGDTYSTPTLQKLRGKVDVLLVPISGRSTANEREAAQIVEDIRPRLVIPMHYGIYGTGDPEKLREELRARRIWTLVRPMELYEELVI
- a CDS encoding DUF1614 domain-containing protein, coding for MNNRRLIIPPVSLPVLLIIVALFLAVFVLFSGVVIAAFAKLGIPPEVAYALFFFALVGSFINIPIAEETSYEPVLRVREVRFFGIPYPVPSFELAERRVIIAINVGGAIVPLSVALYEMLRMVYLGQFALLFNTILAVLIAALFSHAVARPVRGLGIAMPMFLPPLMAILLGWLLGGSNPTAVAYISGTLGVLIGADLMNWNRIKNLGAPMVSIGGAGTFDGIFLAGIIAVLLV
- a CDS encoding ribose-phosphate diphosphokinase, whose protein sequence is MFVVGSGARHLEDELRKLGARLMEREIKRFPDGEKYVRVLGSAEGVTVVQSTFRPQDEHLVELILIADALRERGVERLRAVVPYMAYSRQDRVTKEGEPVSVRAIMRTLAVYYDELYVFDLHNPETLKFFPGKAVNLSPARAIAEYFGEKFGDGLVLAPDKGARGRAKAVAEKLNLEFSHFEKERISPTEVRMTPVDVDVAGKNVLIVDDIISTGGTMVRAANLLREMGAEKVFVAATHGVFAEGAIERVSKAVDELAVTNTIPTPVSRISVVPDILGL